The genomic region GAAGCCGGATACGTCGGGGGCAACCTGCACAATGTCGGCGCGAACCCTGCCGTCGCGGGTCCATGGCGCCTCCATATAGTAGACCCAGAGCGCACGCGCGACCGCGAGCGCGGCGATGACGGCGATCGCGGTCAGCGCAACCCGACCGAGCCAGGCGAAATTCCCTTTCATGGCAGAAACTCCGAAAGATAGACCACGACGCCGAGCAGGCATACATACAGGGCGAAATTGAACAGCGCGCGATGCCAGACCAGCCGGTAGAACCCGAAGCGCTGCATGACCCGGCTCACCACCGCGCTCAGCGCATAGGCAACGATGAGCCACAGCAGCAGCGCCGGAACGAGCACGCCGTAAATGTCGAGCTCATATCTCATGCGGCAAAACTCTCCTCGGGCTGCGATCGATAGGCGGGCGCATCCGGAAACAGGCCGCGGCGGATGCCGACAAGGCCGAGCAATGCATCGTCCCGCGCGCGCTCATTGGGATCCTTGACGACCGCAGTCAGCGCTGCATCGATGCAGGACAGCAGTTCGGCGGGCATTGCCTCGTTCGCATGGGCGCGAAACGCCGCCGCGAGGTCGTCCAGCATGTCGTCGATGGCACGCACGGTCAATGCGGCGAGGCCGTAACGCGCCCGCCTGAGGTCGATGATGTTGAGCCCGATGCGCAGCTGGACCAGGCTGTCGGCATCGCGGCGGTCGCTCTCGGAGATGAAGGCGATCCGCTGGACCAATAGCCCGAGCCGATGCAGCATCAGGCCGGCAAACTGCGCGCGATCGCCGTGGCCGCGCCGCTCGGCGGCGACCGCGAGGGTCTGCCAGCTCGACGTCATCAGCCGCTTGGCGATCCATTCGGCGCCGACGCCGCGCGCGATCCGCGTCACGATCTCCGCGATGACAACGCCGAGGAAGAAGGCGACCGACGTGTTGGCGAAACTGGCGAAATCCGCGCTGTAGGTCGATTGCAGCGCGAGCAGCGTCGCGGTGTTGGCGGCGAGCGCCATGCCGATCGGCGCGGTTTTGGGCCGTGCGATCAAAAAGCCGTACAGGAGGAAGGTCGGCGCCAGCGCGGCGATCAGGACCTCGACGTGGGAGATGCCCGGCACCAGCGCGAACTGGTAAATCGCGACGACGACGATCGCGACCAGCGAAAACAGCCCGAAGGCCCGGATGCTGCGCGCCGGCTCGTCCTGCGCGGCGAAGAAGGAGCAGGCGACCGCCGCCATCATCGGCGCCGAGGCGCCATCCGGCCAGCCGGTCGCAATCCACAGGCCGCAGCAGATCAGGATGGCGACCGCCGCCCCCGCAGCGGACCATAGCGCCATGCCGTGGTCGCGATGCCGGACCGGCGCTGCCCCCGACTCCGGATGGAATGCCAGCGGGACAGTGGAGATGTCCCGGCCCGCGGCAATCGCATCACCTATTGCGCGGCAGTCGGCCGAGATGTCGACAAGCTCGCGCAGCCGGAGCAGCAGGCTGATCGTGATGATGCGCTCCCGCGACGCGACGCCGTCGAGCGCGGATTGCCGCTCGGCGATTGCAGCGCGGATCTGCTCGCCGGATTGCCGCAGGCGATCCTCGTCCACAATCCATGCGGCGAGATCCTCGATCAGGCGCCGTAGCTCCGGTTGCTTCTGCAGCGCCGCCTCGCCGAGTCCGGCAAGCCGGTCTTCGATCGAGGTGATGATCGGCAACAGCATCAGCATGCGCAGCCGGACCTCACCGAGGCCGCGCACGGTGCCGACGTCGGCCAGCCGGTCATAGGCGACATGGGTCGCCAGCGTATCGATCTCGACGATGTCGGTTGCAAGACGAAGGCGTTGGGCCCGGCGCGTCTCGCTGGTCCCGCGGTCAAGCAGCACGTCGCGGGACAGGCGGCGCGCATCCGACAGCCAGCTCCTGACGCGGCCGCCGACCGCCGGCGCGACGCTGCGCGGAAATACCACTGTCGACACCAGGCTCGCGCAGATGATGCCGAGCGAGATTTCCTCGACCCGTGCCAGCGCGACATCGAAGATGCTGCCCGGGTCGGCCACCGACGGAAAGCCGATCAGTGCGACGGTATATCCGCCCAGCATGAAGACATAGCTGCGCGGCGTGCCGTCGAGCAGCGACAGATAAAGGCAGAGCCCGACCCAGAGCGCGATCACGAGGCACAGCAGTTCCGGCGCATTGACCAGGTTCGGCACCAGGGCGACCGTGACGCTCGCGCCGACCAGGGTGCCGATCACGCGGAAGAACGCCTTCGAGCTGGTCGCGCCGGCCAGCGGCTGCGACGTGATATAGACCGTCGCCATCGCCCAATAGGGGCGCGGCAGATCGATCGCCAGGGCGATGACAAGCGCCAGCATCGACGCCGCGAACGTCTTCAACGCGAAGACGAGGTCCGCGTGGCGGACCAGGAACGGCTCTTCCGCGCGCATGACTATTTCGCCTCTGGAACTGTCTTGGCTGGCGTAGTCCTGGCGCCCTGCAGGCGGCTCGCCCGCTGCTCGATGAGCTGCAGCGTCTCGAAGGTTACCGCAAGTTCCGCGCTGCCGATATCCTTCAGCAGGCTGGCCCGCACGCGGCGCAGCACCCGGTTGATCTCCTCGACCTTGGCTTCGCCGGTCGCGGTGAGATGCAGCGTCTTGGCGCGCCGGTCGGTCGGGTCCTCGCGGCGCTCGACGAAGCCTTCAGACTGGAGCAGATCGATCAGCCGCACCAGTGAAGGCCCCTCGATGCCCAGTTCGTCGGCAAGCACGCCCTGCCGGACGGTTTCCCCCTGGCGCGACAGCACCAGCAGCGGAATCGCCGTCGCGTAGGACAGGCCGTGGTCGGACAAGGCCTGATCCGACTCGCGGCGCCAGATCCGGGCGAGCCTGGTCACCAGGCGGCCGATCTCGGCATGGATATGGGACTGCGAAGGCGGCATGCGAATTAGATAGGATGCGAACTATTAGGCTACAACTATATAGCTCCGAACATCGCGGATGATCACGCAAATGCGATCCTGCGTGAGG from Bradyrhizobium elkanii USDA 76 harbors:
- a CDS encoding DUF1656 domain-containing protein, whose amino-acid sequence is MRYELDIYGVLVPALLLWLIVAYALSAVVSRVMQRFGFYRLVWHRALFNFALYVCLLGVVVYLSEFLP
- a CDS encoding FUSC family protein → MRAEEPFLVRHADLVFALKTFAASMLALVIALAIDLPRPYWAMATVYITSQPLAGATSSKAFFRVIGTLVGASVTVALVPNLVNAPELLCLVIALWVGLCLYLSLLDGTPRSYVFMLGGYTVALIGFPSVADPGSIFDVALARVEEISLGIICASLVSTVVFPRSVAPAVGGRVRSWLSDARRLSRDVLLDRGTSETRRAQRLRLATDIVEIDTLATHVAYDRLADVGTVRGLGEVRLRMLMLLPIITSIEDRLAGLGEAALQKQPELRRLIEDLAAWIVDEDRLRQSGEQIRAAIAERQSALDGVASRERIITISLLLRLRELVDISADCRAIGDAIAAGRDISTVPLAFHPESGAAPVRHRDHGMALWSAAGAAVAILICCGLWIATGWPDGASAPMMAAVACSFFAAQDEPARSIRAFGLFSLVAIVVVAIYQFALVPGISHVEVLIAALAPTFLLYGFLIARPKTAPIGMALAANTATLLALQSTYSADFASFANTSVAFFLGVVIAEIVTRIARGVGAEWIAKRLMTSSWQTLAVAAERRGHGDRAQFAGLMLHRLGLLVQRIAFISESDRRDADSLVQLRIGLNIIDLRRARYGLAALTVRAIDDMLDDLAAAFRAHANEAMPAELLSCIDAALTAVVKDPNERARDDALLGLVGIRRGLFPDAPAYRSQPEESFAA
- a CDS encoding MarR family winged helix-turn-helix transcriptional regulator, with the translated sequence MPPSQSHIHAEIGRLVTRLARIWRRESDQALSDHGLSYATAIPLLVLSRQGETVRQGVLADELGIEGPSLVRLIDLLQSEGFVERREDPTDRRAKTLHLTATGEAKVEEINRVLRRVRASLLKDIGSAELAVTFETLQLIEQRASRLQGARTTPAKTVPEAK